A genomic window from Pagrus major chromosome 23, Pma_NU_1.0 includes:
- the tnfsf18 gene encoding tumor necrosis factor ligand superfamily member 18, translating to MPQPTQHSLIRVLLLWTTVLSIIQAVFIILFFTVGHLGLSQNSSTVAPECPMQSKADNRPTPSPPLPKDRLLLGKGKTLTYEATLDNGQIQWRTKNNENGVISDEGKELKITMDGYYFLSLQVTLKTCKCSCNGTVRGSEHMVSVTHNTGILMQGWINTCSTGLLSKAQMLTVPDTLKFNFTLQPKEIDANVRRTHLDIIFFQI from the exons ATGCCGCAGCCTACCCAGCACTCCCTAATCCGTGTCCTCCTGTTGTGGACCACCGTCCTTTCCATCATCCAGGCTGTGttcatcatcctcttcttcacAGTTGGACATCTTGGCCTG TCTCAGAACAGTAGCACTGTAGCACCAGAATGCCCAATGCAATCCAAGGCAGACAATAGGCCCACACCTTCG cCGCCTCTACCTAAAGACAGGCTTCTCTTGGGCAAAGGCAAAACGCTCACCTACGAGGCTACTCTAG ACAATGGCCAAATCCAATGGAGAACAAAGAATAACGAAAACGGCGTTATCTCAGACGAAGGAAAAGAACTTAAAATAACAATGGATGGATATTACTTTCTAAGTCTTCAGGTGACACTGAAGACATGTAAGTGTTCATGTAACGGGACTGTAAGGGGATCAGAGCACATGGTCAGTGTGACACATAATACAGGCATTCTCATGCAGGGTTGGATTAACACATGCAGCACAGGCCTCCTCAGCAAGGCACAGATGCTGACTGTTCCAGACACTCTGAAGTTCAACTTCACACTGCAACCCAAGGAAATTGATGCCAATGTAAGACGTACCCACCTGGATATCATCTTCTTTCAAATTTAA